CTTGAAGACCAGAACCTGCTCGCGCTTCTGAAAGGCCGCCGCATCGGTCTTGTGGCGCATCCAGCCAGTGTCACCCTCGACCTGACCCACTCGCTTGATGCGCTGATCTCGGCCGGTCTGCGTGTGACGGCTGCGTTTGGACCGCAGCATGGATTGCGTGGCGACAAACAAGACAACATGGTCGAGAGCACCGACTTTTCCGATCCGGTGCACGGTATACCTGTCTTCAGTTTGTACGGGGAGGTTCGGCGGCCAAGCTTGCAGATGATGGATACGGTCGATCACCTGTTGGTGGACTTGCAGGATGTGGGTTGCCGCATCTATACCTTCATCACCACACTGCTCTACCTGCTGGAGGAAGCGGCACGCTACGGCAAGACGGTGTGGGTGCTCGATCGCCCAAACCCCGCGGGTCGCCCTGTAGAAGGTTTGACCTTGCGACCGGGCTGGGAAAGTTTTGTCGGTGCAGCACCTATGCCCATGCGACATGGGATGACGCTGGGTGAGATGGGGAACTGGTTTATCGAGCACTTTGGTCTCGATGTTGACTATCGCGTCATCGAAATCGAAAACTGGCAGTTCGATCAGGGACCTGGTTTCGGTTGGCCGCTTGGCGAACGTGTCTGGATCAACCCGAGCCCAAATGCGCAGAATCTGCCGATGGCGCGCGCCTATGCCGGAACGGTGATGTTGGAGGGCTGCACGCTCTCAGAGGGCAGAGGGACAACTCGGCCATTAGAGCTCTTCG
This portion of the Ideonella sp. WA131b genome encodes:
- a CDS encoding DUF1343 domain-containing protein — its product is MKFGIDRLLEDQNLLALLKGRRIGLVAHPASVTLDLTHSLDALISAGLRVTAAFGPQHGLRGDKQDNMVESTDFSDPVHGIPVFSLYGEVRRPSLQMMDTVDHLLVDLQDVGCRIYTFITTLLYLLEEAARYGKTVWVLDRPNPAGRPVEGLTLRPGWESFVGAAPMPMRHGMTLGEMGNWFIEHFGLDVDYRVIEIENWQFDQGPGFGWPLGERVWINPSPNAQNLPMARAYAGTVMLEGCTLSEGRGTTRPLELFGAPDIPARSLLLEMRRLAPQWLEGCYLRECWFEPTFQKHAHKLCHGVQIHPEGPPYCHAAFRPWRLQALAFKALRRLEPGYPLWRDFPYEYAFGKLAIDVINGSPLLREWVDEAAGEPGDLEQLAVNDESAWLEERRAHLLYG